Proteins co-encoded in one Kutzneria chonburiensis genomic window:
- a CDS encoding alpha/beta hydrolase, whose translation MIPPIEWTLSGQATPLAARTWPNPDARWLAVLVHGYGEHLGRYQHVADALAGMGAMVVGADHTGHGRSGGERALIGDFEAVVSDVDAVVTAALDGHPDLPVVLVGHSMGGAIAVRYAQRFPDRIAAMVLSAPVLGVWPVLDLLEYDEIPDTPVDPSTLSRDSSVGAAYAADPLVWHGPYKRATLAALDQLLQTISFDQPLGDDLPVLWLHGDADELVDQADTRAGTDRVRGLGFEEHTYSGARHELFNEINRDEVFADIAAFTARAVKG comes from the coding sequence GTGATCCCACCGATCGAATGGACCCTGTCCGGGCAGGCCACTCCGCTGGCCGCCCGCACCTGGCCCAACCCTGACGCCCGCTGGCTCGCCGTTCTCGTGCACGGGTACGGCGAGCACCTCGGCCGGTACCAGCACGTGGCCGACGCGCTGGCCGGCATGGGGGCCATGGTGGTCGGCGCCGACCACACCGGCCACGGCCGGTCCGGCGGCGAACGGGCGCTGATCGGCGACTTCGAGGCGGTGGTGTCCGATGTGGACGCCGTCGTGACCGCGGCCCTCGACGGGCACCCCGATCTGCCGGTGGTGCTCGTCGGGCACTCGATGGGCGGCGCGATCGCCGTCCGCTACGCGCAGCGTTTTCCCGACCGGATCGCGGCGATGGTGCTGTCGGCGCCGGTGCTCGGCGTCTGGCCGGTGCTGGATCTGTTGGAGTACGACGAAATCCCGGACACCCCGGTCGACCCGTCGACGCTGTCCCGCGATTCCTCGGTCGGCGCCGCCTACGCGGCCGATCCGCTGGTCTGGCACGGCCCGTACAAGCGGGCCACGCTGGCCGCGCTGGACCAGCTGCTCCAGACGATCAGCTTCGACCAGCCGCTCGGCGACGACCTGCCGGTGCTGTGGCTGCACGGCGACGCCGACGAGCTGGTCGACCAGGCCGACACCCGGGCCGGCACGGATCGGGTGCGCGGGCTCGGTTTCGAGGAGCACACCTATTCCGGGGCCCGGCACGAGCTGTTCAACGAGATCAACCGGGACGAGGTGTTCGCCGACATCGCGGCCTTCACAGCCCGGGCGGTCAAGGGCTAG
- a CDS encoding PRC and DUF2382 domain-containing protein encodes MTSFANPRDLIGTEVLDRDGERVGKVGNVYVGDDDRQPQWVTVRTGLFGQKESFVPLQGARMADGGLRVQTTKDAVKDAPRIEADGHLSDTEGRRLYEHYSLPGQRGRTTPNATEDKGMVRSEEQLRVGTEQSETGRVRLHKYVVTEEQQVTVPVRHEEVRIEREPVRGDERARIGEDDQEVVLHAERPVVETEAVPVEKVRLSKETVTEQRTVRGKVRKERVEVDDSAEHEK; translated from the coding sequence ATGACCAGCTTCGCCAATCCGCGCGATCTGATCGGCACCGAGGTTCTCGACCGCGACGGCGAACGGGTCGGCAAGGTCGGCAACGTCTACGTCGGCGACGACGACCGGCAGCCGCAGTGGGTGACCGTCCGAACCGGACTGTTCGGCCAGAAGGAGAGCTTCGTTCCGTTGCAGGGAGCCAGGATGGCCGACGGCGGCCTGCGCGTGCAGACCACCAAGGATGCCGTCAAGGACGCCCCGCGGATCGAGGCCGACGGCCACCTGTCCGACACCGAGGGACGACGGCTGTACGAGCACTACAGCCTGCCCGGCCAGCGCGGCCGGACCACGCCGAACGCCACCGAGGACAAGGGCATGGTCCGCTCCGAGGAGCAGCTGCGGGTCGGCACCGAGCAGTCCGAGACCGGCCGGGTGCGGCTGCACAAGTACGTCGTCACCGAGGAGCAGCAGGTGACCGTGCCGGTGCGGCACGAGGAGGTCCGGATCGAGCGGGAGCCGGTGCGCGGCGACGAGCGGGCCCGCATCGGCGAGGACGACCAGGAGGTCGTGCTGCACGCCGAGCGCCCGGTCGTGGAGACCGAGGCGGTGCCGGTGGAGAAGGTGCGCCTGAGCAAGGAGACCGTGACCGAGCAGCGCACGGTCCGCGGCAAGGTGCGCAAGGAACGCGTCGAGGTCGACGACTCCGCCGAACACGAGAAGTAA
- a CDS encoding FtsK/SpoIIIE domain-containing protein, which yields MNRRNDRRQRIRDAFAAFHDAVAAARGAAKRAHDVAALQQARETFEQDLRARGIDQALRDPDYAQSLTDPRLAQIVTQAKEDWEQAFVKWTNNGPRSLAALVAEAAPGSAGEDYENWLGQIGTVDGRGPVPGLWRIGTAIATSSPVPVPFPVAVPLLDRSHLAVFTSGKTRPVAENLVESLVLRVLSHFQPGLVHVHVWDVGQLTGSLPGLYPLTRAGLLTVHDPARPAELLDELAEHIRKVHTTVLVGGHDSLRSMESDAGLRTEPWRIAVLFGRPEALKDEDLHKLQRIARNGLAAGVQLVLVDIPVTVNSPIETVQLFDDMPWRTSMSGEHAAFTPDPALPREMVPRACAAIAAALEERRNRVCTFEELLPAHYWSYQSSAVVQTPIGHRDGVAVPITIGDSSPHVLIGGPSGSGKTNFLYAMLGGLVARYSPAELELYLLDFKEGVSFAQFAPGRKDPTWLPNARLVGVNVNQDREFGVALLRFLADEMRRRADAAKQHEVTKLEELRAEDPDGRWPRVIAVIDEFQYLFAEKDAVTREATALLEDVARRGRSQGIHLVLASQDVSGIEAFWGKPAIFEQFTVRVALPKARRVLVDGNNQAIELPRWHAVVNHESGVKQGNEIARVPDATGRGTFERVQARLFEMKPADLPVPRLFDGSRVPVLADMPGFQALTPVSGSAPIVLLGQVIDVEDRAARVSLARAPGRNVAVFGSVLKESTSVLAAATLSLARQHLPGEARFTVAPMIDDAVPAASSLALRLQGMGHEVVTVGLDGIRQYLGTVARGLEERLSGSVSDQPVPHYLVLYGMDAANAVLETKDPETRVSGVDSFRQVIKSGPEHRTHLIGWWRSPGRLKSMLMMGASPDDIGAWVGFDVQGQDLNTFAPGQMITWSPRPGRGLFFDRFEHARPQVVIPFDTDEEAS from the coding sequence TTGAACAGGCGAAACGATCGCCGGCAACGGATTAGGGACGCGTTCGCCGCCTTCCACGACGCGGTCGCCGCGGCCCGCGGCGCCGCCAAGCGGGCGCACGACGTTGCCGCGCTGCAACAGGCCAGGGAGACCTTCGAGCAGGATCTCCGGGCCCGGGGCATCGATCAGGCGTTGCGCGATCCGGACTACGCCCAGTCGCTGACCGACCCGCGCCTGGCCCAGATCGTCACGCAGGCCAAGGAGGACTGGGAGCAGGCCTTCGTCAAGTGGACCAACAACGGTCCGCGGTCGTTGGCCGCGCTGGTCGCCGAGGCCGCGCCGGGCAGCGCCGGCGAGGACTACGAGAACTGGCTGGGGCAGATCGGCACGGTCGACGGCCGCGGCCCGGTGCCCGGCCTGTGGCGGATCGGCACGGCCATCGCCACCAGTTCACCCGTGCCGGTGCCGTTCCCGGTCGCGGTGCCGCTGTTGGACCGCTCGCACCTGGCCGTGTTCACCTCGGGCAAGACCCGCCCGGTGGCCGAGAACCTGGTCGAGTCGTTGGTGCTGCGGGTGCTCAGCCACTTCCAGCCCGGCCTGGTGCACGTGCACGTGTGGGACGTCGGCCAGCTCACCGGGTCGCTGCCCGGGCTGTATCCGTTGACCCGGGCCGGGTTGCTCACCGTGCACGATCCGGCGCGGCCGGCCGAGCTGCTGGACGAGCTGGCCGAGCACATCCGCAAGGTGCACACCACGGTCCTGGTCGGCGGGCACGATTCGTTGCGCTCCATGGAATCCGACGCCGGGCTGCGGACGGAGCCGTGGCGGATCGCCGTGCTGTTCGGCCGGCCGGAGGCGTTGAAGGACGAGGACCTGCACAAGTTGCAGCGCATCGCCCGCAACGGCCTGGCCGCCGGCGTGCAGCTGGTGTTGGTCGACATCCCGGTGACCGTCAACAGTCCTATTGAGACAGTGCAGTTGTTCGACGACATGCCTTGGCGTACCAGCATGTCCGGCGAGCACGCCGCATTCACCCCCGATCCGGCGCTGCCGCGGGAGATGGTGCCGCGGGCCTGCGCCGCCATCGCCGCCGCGTTGGAGGAACGCCGCAATCGGGTGTGCACCTTCGAGGAGCTGCTGCCGGCGCACTACTGGTCGTACCAGTCCTCGGCCGTCGTGCAGACGCCGATCGGGCACCGCGACGGCGTGGCCGTGCCGATCACCATCGGGGACAGCTCGCCGCACGTGCTGATCGGCGGGCCGAGCGGCTCCGGCAAGACGAACTTCCTGTACGCCATGCTCGGCGGGCTCGTCGCCCGCTATTCGCCGGCCGAGCTGGAGCTGTATCTGTTGGACTTCAAGGAAGGCGTGTCCTTCGCCCAGTTCGCGCCCGGCCGCAAGGACCCGACGTGGCTGCCCAACGCGCGGCTGGTCGGCGTGAACGTCAACCAGGACCGGGAGTTCGGCGTCGCGCTGCTGCGCTTCCTGGCCGACGAGATGCGCCGCCGGGCCGACGCGGCCAAGCAGCACGAGGTCACCAAGCTGGAGGAGCTGCGGGCCGAGGACCCGGACGGCCGGTGGCCACGGGTGATCGCCGTGATCGACGAGTTCCAGTACCTGTTCGCGGAGAAGGACGCCGTCACCCGGGAGGCCACCGCGCTGCTGGAGGACGTCGCCCGGCGTGGTCGGTCGCAGGGCATCCACCTGGTGCTGGCCAGCCAGGACGTGTCCGGCATCGAGGCTTTCTGGGGCAAGCCGGCCATTTTCGAGCAGTTCACCGTGCGGGTGGCGCTGCCCAAGGCGCGGCGGGTGTTGGTGGACGGCAACAACCAGGCCATCGAGCTGCCACGTTGGCACGCCGTCGTCAACCACGAGTCCGGTGTGAAGCAGGGCAACGAGATCGCCCGGGTGCCCGACGCCACCGGGCGCGGCACCTTCGAGCGCGTGCAGGCTCGGCTGTTCGAGATGAAGCCGGCCGACCTGCCGGTGCCGCGCCTGTTCGACGGCAGCCGAGTGCCCGTGCTGGCCGACATGCCCGGTTTCCAGGCCCTGACGCCGGTTTCCGGCAGCGCGCCCATTGTCCTTTTGGGACAGGTTATCGACGTCGAGGATCGTGCCGCCCGCGTTTCGTTGGCCCGAGCCCCCGGCCGCAACGTCGCCGTCTTCGGCTCCGTGCTCAAGGAATCGACCAGCGTGCTCGCCGCCGCCACGCTTTCCCTTGCGCGGCAACACCTTCCCGGCGAGGCCCGGTTCACCGTCGCCCCCATGATCGACGACGCCGTGCCCGCCGCTTCGTCTCTTGCCTTGCGGTTGCAGGGCATGGGCCACGAGGTCGTCACCGTCGGCCTGGACGGCATCCGCCAGTACCTCGGCACCGTCGCCCGCGGCCTGGAGGAGCGCCTGTCCGGCTCCGTGTCCGACCAGCCCGTGCCGCACTATCTCGTGTTGTACGGCATGGACGCCGCCAACGCCGTGCTGGAGACCAAGGATCCGGAGACGCGGGTGTCCGGTGTGGACAGTTTCCGACAGGTGATCAAGAGCGGGCCCGAGCACCGGACCCACCTGATCGGCTGGTGGCGCAGTCCGGGGCGGCTCAAGAGCATGCTCATGATGGGCGCTTCGCCCGACGACATCGGCGCCTGGGTCGGTTTCGACGTGCAGGGCCAGGACCTCAACACCTTCGCCCCCGGCCAGATGATCACGTGGTCGCCCCGGCCCGGCCGTGGCCTCTTCTTCGACCGCTTCGAGCACGCCCGGCCCCAGGTAGTGATCCCTTTCGACACCGATGAGGAGGCGTCGTGA
- a CDS encoding cytochrome P450, producing the protein MTTSMDTTGLPHPANRIPLVGDVVGTSPATPVQDAMRQARELGPIFARQFFGNDVVFVSGADLVAEVADEDRFAKHVAPSLARIRAIAGDGLFTAFNEEPNWQKAHDILLPAFSLQSMRGYHPAMLEVANRLVASWDEHVDRRPVEVADDMTRLTLDTIGLTGFAFDFESFQRPDPHPFVQALVRGLAHAQAKARELPWIGPILNKGADEQFAKDASFLAGVVDDVIRERKESGDTSTDDMLGLMLNAPHPVDGTVLDDTNIRNQVITFLIAGHETTSGALSFALYYLLKNPTVLAKAQAEVDALWGDQENPQPTYEEVGKLRYVRQVLNEALRLWPTAAAFSREAIVDTTIGGHSIKKGQWVVVLAPMLHRDKVWGDNVEAFDPGRFDPEREKARPVHAFKPFGTGERACIGRQFALHEATLLLGMIIHRYRLLDTFDYQLKIKETLTLKPTGFRLDLARRTERVKPLAAAVSRRRPRRPGGPSRAPR; encoded by the coding sequence ATGACAACCTCGATGGACACCACGGGACTCCCGCACCCGGCCAACCGCATTCCCTTGGTCGGCGACGTGGTCGGCACCTCACCGGCCACCCCGGTGCAGGACGCCATGCGGCAGGCCCGTGAGCTCGGCCCGATCTTCGCCCGCCAGTTCTTCGGCAACGACGTGGTCTTCGTGTCCGGCGCCGACCTGGTGGCCGAGGTGGCCGACGAGGACCGGTTCGCCAAGCACGTCGCGCCCTCGCTGGCCCGCATCCGCGCCATCGCCGGCGACGGCCTGTTCACCGCGTTCAACGAAGAGCCCAACTGGCAGAAGGCCCACGACATCCTGCTGCCGGCCTTCTCGCTGCAGTCCATGCGCGGCTACCACCCGGCCATGCTGGAGGTGGCCAACCGGCTGGTCGCGTCCTGGGACGAGCACGTGGACCGCCGCCCGGTCGAGGTGGCCGACGACATGACCCGGCTGACCCTGGACACCATCGGCCTGACCGGCTTCGCCTTCGACTTCGAGTCGTTCCAGCGCCCCGACCCGCACCCGTTCGTGCAGGCCCTGGTCCGCGGCCTGGCCCACGCCCAGGCCAAGGCCCGTGAGCTGCCGTGGATCGGCCCGATCCTGAACAAGGGGGCCGACGAGCAGTTCGCCAAGGACGCCTCGTTCCTGGCCGGCGTGGTCGACGACGTGATCAGGGAGCGCAAGGAGTCCGGCGACACGTCGACCGACGACATGCTGGGCCTGATGCTCAACGCGCCGCACCCGGTCGACGGCACCGTGCTGGACGACACCAACATCCGCAACCAGGTGATCACCTTCCTGATCGCCGGCCACGAGACCACCTCCGGCGCGCTGTCGTTCGCGCTGTACTACCTGCTCAAGAACCCGACCGTGCTGGCCAAGGCGCAGGCCGAGGTGGACGCGCTGTGGGGCGACCAGGAGAACCCGCAGCCGACGTACGAGGAGGTCGGCAAGCTCCGCTACGTGCGGCAGGTGCTCAACGAGGCGCTGCGCCTGTGGCCGACCGCGGCCGCGTTCTCCCGTGAGGCGATCGTCGACACCACCATCGGCGGGCACTCGATCAAGAAGGGGCAGTGGGTGGTCGTGCTGGCCCCGATGCTGCACCGGGACAAGGTGTGGGGCGACAACGTGGAGGCGTTCGACCCCGGCCGGTTCGACCCGGAGCGGGAGAAGGCCCGTCCGGTGCACGCGTTCAAGCCGTTCGGCACCGGCGAGCGGGCCTGCATCGGCCGGCAGTTCGCGCTGCACGAGGCCACGCTGCTGCTGGGGATGATCATCCACCGGTACCGGCTGCTGGACACCTTCGACTACCAGCTCAAGATCAAGGAGACGCTGACCCTCAAGCCGACCGGGTTCCGGCTGGACCTGGCTCGCCGCACCGAGCGGGTGAAGCCGCTTGCCGCGGCGGTTTCGAGGAGACGACCAAGGCGGCCGGGCGGGCCAAGCAGGGCACCACGCTGA
- a CDS encoding VanZ family protein, with protein MVLFVPTAIVLYRRHGVLSRWRGLSFASFLYYCLAAFCLVIVPLPSRQIDVCKVYADFGHPQLVPGNTFNDIWKEAKGSLSLNALIIHNPAVWETAFNLALLLPLGMYLRYHFRRGRWTSAAIGLAVACFFEFTQLTGLWGIYPCPYRLFDVDDIIVNSLGCMLGWALAGPITRWLPTLDSIDVRALERVPVPFGRRLIALLLDAVGFMFCLPFLEAVWYFLGGQSAFGAFLVALFVFVLWFVLMPWVTGATVGKHVLRLRLVDKDGNRPPAWRLIIREVLLAIAFVPLSLVTLLGAIFLVVSATRLVEVMADFNLSTLVGIVEDRPGEVAFAVFAVLVSVALPVGFGLFARLHAKHLGLHELASGVRNIALPPTKASTPRCCRKNARTRRQASSDDSWW; from the coding sequence ATGGTGCTGTTCGTGCCGACGGCGATCGTGCTGTACCGCCGGCACGGGGTGCTGAGCCGGTGGCGCGGCCTGTCGTTCGCCAGCTTCCTCTACTACTGCCTGGCCGCGTTCTGCCTGGTCATCGTGCCGCTGCCGAGCCGCCAGATCGACGTGTGCAAGGTCTACGCCGACTTCGGCCACCCGCAGCTGGTGCCGGGCAACACGTTCAACGACATCTGGAAGGAGGCCAAGGGCTCCCTGTCGCTGAACGCGTTGATCATTCACAATCCGGCGGTCTGGGAGACGGCGTTCAACCTGGCCCTGCTGCTGCCGCTGGGCATGTACCTGCGCTACCACTTCCGCCGCGGCCGCTGGACCAGCGCGGCCATCGGCCTGGCCGTGGCCTGCTTCTTCGAGTTCACCCAGCTGACCGGCCTGTGGGGTATCTACCCGTGCCCGTACCGGCTGTTCGACGTGGACGACATCATCGTCAACTCGCTGGGCTGCATGCTGGGCTGGGCGCTGGCCGGCCCGATCACCCGCTGGTTGCCCACCCTGGACAGCATCGACGTGCGGGCGCTGGAACGGGTTCCGGTGCCGTTCGGCCGGCGGCTGATCGCGCTGCTGCTGGACGCCGTCGGCTTCATGTTCTGCCTGCCCTTCCTGGAAGCCGTCTGGTACTTCCTGGGCGGCCAGTCGGCGTTCGGCGCGTTCCTGGTGGCGCTGTTCGTGTTCGTGCTCTGGTTCGTGCTGATGCCGTGGGTGACCGGGGCGACGGTCGGCAAGCACGTGCTGCGGCTGCGCCTGGTCGACAAGGACGGCAACCGGCCGCCGGCGTGGCGGCTGATCATCCGGGAAGTGTTGCTGGCCATCGCTTTCGTGCCGCTGTCGCTGGTCACCCTGCTCGGCGCGATCTTCCTGGTGGTGTCGGCGACGCGGCTGGTCGAGGTGATGGCCGACTTCAACCTGTCGACGCTGGTCGGCATCGTCGAGGACCGGCCCGGCGAGGTGGCCTTCGCGGTGTTCGCGGTGCTGGTCAGCGTGGCCCTGCCGGTCGGCTTCGGGCTGTTCGCCAGGCTGCACGCCAAACACCTCGGTCTGCACGAGCTGGCCTCGGGCGTGCGCAACATCGCGCTGCCGCCGACGAAGGCGTCAACCCCGAGGTGCTGCCGGAAGAACGCAAGGACCCGGCGCCAAGCATCCTCTGACGACTCGTGGTGGTAG
- a CDS encoding S-(hydroxymethyl)mycothiol dehydrogenase gives MPYEVNGVVATGKGAPVSVQRIVVPDPGPGEVVVRVQACGVCHTDLHYREGGINDEFPFLLGHEASGIVEVVGAGVTNVAPGDFVILNWRAVCGDCRACRRGRPWYCFNTFNASQPMTLTSGQPLSNALGIGAFVEKTLVHAGQCTPVDRRVSPDVAGLLGCGVMAGLGAAINTGGVSRGDTVAVIGCGGVGSAAVAGARLAGAAKIIAVDVDQRKLDWAKDFGATDTVNARETDVVEAIQALTDTFGADVVIDAVGRPETWKQAFYGRDLAGTVVLVGVPTPDMTLDMPLIDFFSRGGSLKSSWYGDCLPSRDFPTLIDLHLQGRLPLEKFVTERIGLGDVEQSFERMGRGDVLRSVVVFD, from the coding sequence ATGCCGTACGAGGTCAACGGAGTGGTGGCGACCGGGAAGGGCGCCCCGGTGAGCGTCCAGCGGATCGTCGTGCCGGATCCGGGACCGGGTGAGGTCGTGGTGCGGGTGCAGGCCTGCGGCGTCTGCCACACCGACCTGCACTACCGCGAGGGCGGCATCAACGACGAGTTCCCGTTCCTGCTCGGCCACGAGGCGTCCGGCATCGTCGAAGTGGTCGGCGCGGGCGTGACGAATGTGGCGCCGGGCGACTTCGTGATCCTGAACTGGCGCGCGGTGTGCGGCGACTGCCGGGCCTGCCGTCGCGGCCGGCCCTGGTACTGCTTCAACACGTTCAACGCCAGCCAGCCGATGACGCTGACCAGCGGCCAGCCGCTGAGCAACGCCCTGGGCATCGGCGCGTTCGTGGAGAAGACGCTGGTGCACGCCGGCCAGTGCACGCCGGTGGACCGCCGGGTCAGCCCGGACGTGGCCGGTCTGCTGGGCTGTGGCGTGATGGCCGGTCTGGGCGCGGCGATCAACACCGGCGGCGTGTCCCGCGGCGACACGGTCGCGGTGATCGGCTGCGGCGGCGTGGGTAGCGCGGCGGTGGCCGGGGCTCGGCTGGCCGGTGCGGCGAAGATCATCGCCGTGGACGTGGACCAGCGGAAACTGGACTGGGCCAAGGACTTCGGCGCGACCGACACGGTCAACGCCCGCGAGACCGACGTGGTCGAGGCGATCCAGGCGCTGACCGACACCTTCGGCGCCGACGTGGTGATCGACGCCGTCGGCCGGCCGGAGACGTGGAAGCAGGCGTTCTACGGCCGGGACCTGGCCGGCACGGTGGTGCTGGTCGGCGTGCCGACCCCGGACATGACGCTGGACATGCCGCTGATCGACTTCTTCTCCCGTGGCGGCTCGCTCAAGTCGTCCTGGTACGGCGACTGCCTGCCTTCGCGCGACTTCCCCACGCTGATCGATCTGCACCTCCAGGGCCGCCTGCCGTTGGAGAAATTCGTCACAGAGCGGATCGGACTTGGCGACGTAGAGCAGTCGTTCGAGCGCATGGGCCGCGGCGACGTGCTGCGCAGCGTGGTCGTGTTCGACTAA
- a CDS encoding helix-turn-helix transcriptional regulator, with the protein MRETTPELRAEQQRTGMWRNRFLALLDRTPVPTAICQLDGTIAVANPAFAEALSTRPSQLRDRHVLEFFQAKVRRDYEKLVAGLRHGGRARLVIAVQFAGAAGELTVQAVSDDDGSGLLITLRITPVPVDVQLSDRESEILRLIAGGATSAAVAAELGITGDGVNYHLTRLSDRFGVPNRTALVARAYSLGLLDPAAWPPR; encoded by the coding sequence GTGAGGGAAACGACGCCCGAACTGCGCGCGGAGCAGCAGCGCACCGGCATGTGGCGCAACCGCTTCCTCGCGCTGCTCGACCGCACCCCGGTGCCCACCGCGATCTGCCAGCTCGACGGCACGATCGCCGTGGCCAATCCGGCCTTCGCGGAGGCGCTGTCGACGCGGCCGTCCCAGTTGCGCGACCGGCACGTGCTGGAGTTCTTCCAGGCCAAGGTGCGCCGCGACTACGAGAAGCTGGTCGCCGGACTCCGACACGGCGGCCGGGCCCGGCTGGTCATCGCCGTGCAGTTCGCCGGCGCGGCCGGCGAGCTCACCGTGCAGGCAGTGTCCGACGACGACGGCTCGGGCCTGCTGATCACGCTGCGGATCACGCCGGTGCCGGTGGACGTGCAGCTGTCCGACCGGGAGAGCGAGATCCTGCGGCTGATCGCCGGCGGCGCGACCTCCGCGGCGGTGGCGGCCGAGCTCGGCATCACCGGCGACGGCGTGAACTACCACCTGACCCGGCTGTCCGACCGCTTCGGCGTGCCGAACCGGACCGCGCTGGTGGCCCGGGCCTATTCACTAGGGCTGCTTGACCCGGCGGCATGGCCCCCTCGCTGA
- a CDS encoding DUF4232 domain-containing protein, whose translation MFINRVLVAAGVLAAVGAVVAPVASASPASTRCNNTTLSAALQNPDAGAGQRYAQFVVTNTSRGTCTLYGHGGFALVGAPTNLTWTANPGSSLVTLAPGEKAAMTLHWAAVPADDEPGWPCEPVATSAISIPPDETVPLAVSWSYGPVCQHGQMDASAYYKL comes from the coding sequence ATGTTCATCAACCGCGTATTGGTCGCCGCCGGTGTGCTCGCCGCCGTCGGCGCCGTGGTCGCGCCGGTTGCCTCGGCGAGCCCGGCCAGCACCCGCTGCAACAACACCACGTTATCGGCCGCCCTGCAGAATCCGGACGCCGGCGCGGGCCAGCGCTACGCCCAGTTCGTCGTCACCAACACCAGCCGCGGCACCTGCACGCTCTACGGCCACGGCGGATTCGCCCTGGTCGGCGCGCCGACCAACCTGACGTGGACGGCCAACCCGGGCTCCAGCCTGGTGACGCTGGCCCCCGGTGAGAAGGCGGCCATGACCCTGCACTGGGCGGCTGTCCCGGCCGACGACGAGCCCGGCTGGCCGTGCGAGCCGGTGGCGACCTCGGCGATCTCCATCCCGCCGGACGAGACCGTGCCGCTGGCCGTGAGCTGGTCCTACGGTCCCGTCTGCCAGCACGGCCAGATGGACGCCAGCGCTTACTACAAGCTGTGA
- a CDS encoding gamma-glutamylcyclotransferase family protein → MRLPFGDEEYPAAPYPGARPDVSFAHLNGVGAPLRPDRQSPSGWRVDHSGQDLDEWLVEQDAVPMSKRVPVLAYGSNACPSKITWLRESLGLAGPVVVLRARCEGLAAVWAAGLRVVDDQRPATLMADKDVVEEHAVWMADPEQVRVLDVCEGRGRRYRLARVRSGRVVLDDGAVVDRVLAYTAADRVRRPILVRGKPVRCADMDQADAQGLVGKRAGSDGLKASTVDGEPNPDSWPKRVFVYGTLQPGHEAWHLLEPMVTGRPRKVSIRGSLYDTGMGYPALQLDGTDTIPGWVVPIRSPRRTLSTLDKYEGPDYRRIRLVLPDGVVCWTYVWTEPTQGMDLLPQGWRRSA, encoded by the coding sequence GTGCGACTTCCGTTCGGCGACGAGGAGTACCCCGCAGCGCCCTACCCGGGCGCCCGGCCGGACGTGTCGTTCGCCCACCTGAACGGGGTCGGCGCGCCGCTGCGCCCGGACCGGCAGAGCCCGTCCGGCTGGCGCGTCGACCACTCCGGTCAGGATCTCGACGAGTGGCTCGTCGAGCAGGACGCGGTGCCGATGAGCAAGCGCGTGCCGGTGCTGGCCTACGGCTCCAACGCCTGCCCGTCGAAGATCACCTGGCTGCGGGAGTCGCTCGGCCTGGCCGGGCCGGTGGTCGTGCTGCGGGCCCGCTGCGAGGGCCTGGCCGCGGTGTGGGCCGCCGGCCTGCGGGTCGTCGACGACCAGCGGCCGGCCACATTGATGGCCGACAAGGACGTGGTCGAGGAGCACGCCGTCTGGATGGCCGATCCGGAGCAGGTGCGGGTCCTGGACGTCTGCGAGGGCCGCGGCCGGCGGTACCGGTTGGCCCGGGTGCGCAGCGGCCGGGTGGTGCTGGACGACGGCGCGGTGGTCGACCGGGTGCTGGCGTACACCGCCGCTGACCGGGTACGACGGCCGATCCTGGTGCGCGGCAAGCCCGTGCGCTGCGCCGACATGGATCAGGCGGACGCGCAGGGCTTGGTCGGCAAGCGGGCCGGCAGCGACGGTCTCAAGGCGTCCACTGTGGACGGTGAGCCGAATCCGGACTCGTGGCCCAAACGGGTCTTCGTCTACGGCACCTTGCAGCCCGGGCACGAGGCCTGGCACCTGCTGGAGCCGATGGTCACCGGCCGGCCGCGCAAGGTGTCGATCCGGGGTTCGCTCTACGACACCGGAATGGGCTATCCGGCCCTGCAACTTGACGGCACGGACACCATTCCCGGCTGGGTCGTGCCGATCCGCTCGCCGCGCCGCACGCTGTCCACTTTGGACAAATACGAGGGGCCCGACTACCGGCGGATACGTCTCGTGCTGCCGGACGGCGTGGTGTGCTGGACCTACGTGTGGACCGAGCCGACACAGGGCATGGACCTGCTTCCGCAAGGGTGGCGTAGGTCAGCTTGA
- a CDS encoding SRPBCC family protein, translating into MTEDPVRVSVHVDAPAEVVYDLVSDVTGQHRFTEECTRSQWVHPATGPEVGAVFRGSNRNGPFRWATTSEVVSAEPGRRFRYLVRSLGTDVAEWEYVIEPGDDGCQVTETTYDRRNAFFRYVIAPLATGVWDRSEHNRRNIERTLDNLRRVAEQRV; encoded by the coding sequence GTGACAGAGGATCCCGTCAGAGTCTCCGTGCATGTCGACGCGCCCGCCGAGGTGGTGTACGACCTGGTCAGCGACGTGACCGGGCAGCACCGGTTCACCGAGGAGTGCACCCGCTCGCAATGGGTGCACCCGGCCACCGGCCCCGAGGTGGGCGCGGTCTTCCGCGGCAGCAACCGCAACGGCCCGTTCCGCTGGGCGACCACGTCCGAGGTGGTCAGCGCCGAGCCGGGCCGCCGGTTCCGGTACCTGGTCCGCAGTCTGGGCACGGACGTGGCCGAGTGGGAGTACGTGATCGAGCCGGGTGACGACGGCTGCCAGGTCACCGAGACGACCTACGACCGGCGCAACGCCTTCTTCCGCTACGTGATCGCGCCGCTGGCCACGGGCGTGTGGGACCGGTCGGAGCACAACCGCCGCAATATCGAGCGCACGCTGGACAACCTGCGCCGGGTCGCCGAGCAGCGGGTATAG